A genomic stretch from Cervus canadensis isolate Bull #8, Minnesota chromosome 27, ASM1932006v1, whole genome shotgun sequence includes:
- the NIT2 gene encoding omega-amidase NIT2 isoform X1 — MKRLFSLIRACVVSELVNLLHTAPPSQPLGNAAFSGTTTTTKMGSLFLHLDLELSAFRLALIQLQVSSIKSENLTRACGLIREASKQGAQIVSLPECFNSPYGTKYFPEYAEKIPGDSTQKLSEVAKECSMYVIGGSIPEEDAGRLYNTCAVFGPDGALLARHRKLHLFDIDVPGKITFQESETLSPGDSFSVFDTPYCRVGLGICYDIRFAELAQIYAQRGCQLLVYPGAFNLTTGPAHWELLQRGRAVDNQVYVATASPARDENASYVAWGHSTVVSPWGEVLAKAGTEETIVYADIDLKKLAEIRQQIPIFSQKRSDLYAVEAKKS; from the exons ATGAAGCGCCTGTTTTCTTTGATTCGGGCTTGTGTGGTAAGTGAACTCGTTAATTTGCTCCACACTGCGCCCCCCTCACAGCCACTGGGCAATGCCGCCTTCTCtggaacaacaacgacaacaaaaatGGGCAGTTTATTTCTGCACCTGGACCTTGAACTTTCAG CTTTCCGCTTGGCCCTCATCCAGCTTCAGGTGTCTTCCATCAAGTCAGAGAACCTCACTCGAGCCTGTGGCCTCATCCGGGAGGCATCGAAGCAAGGAGCCCAGATAGTCTCCCTGCCT GAATGCTTTAATTCTCCATATGGCACAAAATATTTTCCTGAATATGCAGAGAAAATTCCTGGTGACTCCACACAGAAGCTTTCTGAAGTGGCAAAGGAGTGCAGCATGTATGTCATTGGAG GGTCCATTCCTGAAGAGGATGCTGGGAGACTGTATAACACCTGTGCCGTGTTCGGGCCTGACGGAGCTTTGCTGGCGAGGCACAGGAAG CTGCATCTGTTTGACATCGATGTTCCTGGGAAAATCACGTTTCAAGAATCGGAAACCTTGAGTCCTGGTGACAGTTTCTCTGTCTTTGACACTC CTTACTGCAGGGTGGGCCTGGGCATCTGCTACGACATCCGCTTCGCAGAGCTGGCGCAGATCTACGCACAGAGAG GCTGCCAGCTGCTGGTGTATCCTGGAGCTTTTAATCTGACCACCGGGCCAGCCCACTGGGAGTTGCTTCAGCGAGGCCG GGCTGTTGATAACCAGGTGTACGTGGCCACGGCATCTCCTGCCCGGGACGAGAACGCCTCCTACGTTGCCTGGGGGCACAGCACGGTGGTGAGTCCTTG GGGGGAGGTCCTCGCCAAAGCTGGCACTGAAGAAACGATCGTGTATGCAGATATAG aCCTGAAGAAGTTGGCTGAAATACGCCAGCAAATCCCCATTTTTAGCCAGAAGCGATCAGACCTCTATGCAGTGGAGGCCAAAAAATCCTGA
- the NIT2 gene encoding omega-amidase NIT2 isoform X3, producing MAQNIFLNMQRKFLVTPHRSFLKWQRSAACMSLEVTSYLQGSIPEEDAGRLYNTCAVFGPDGALLARHRKLHLFDIDVPGKITFQESETLSPGDSFSVFDTPYCRVGLGICYDIRFAELAQIYAQRGCQLLVYPGAFNLTTGPAHWELLQRGRAVDNQVYVATASPARDENASYVAWGHSTVVSPWGEVLAKAGTEETIVYADIDLKKLAEIRQQIPIFSQKRSDLYAVEAKKS from the exons ATGGCACAAAATATTTTCCTGAATATGCAGAGAAAATTCCTGGTGACTCCACACAGAAGCTTTCTGAAGTGGCAAAGGAGTGCAGCATGTATGTCATTGGAGGTAACTTCCTACCTTCAAG GGTCCATTCCTGAAGAGGATGCTGGGAGACTGTATAACACCTGTGCCGTGTTCGGGCCTGACGGAGCTTTGCTGGCGAGGCACAGGAAG CTGCATCTGTTTGACATCGATGTTCCTGGGAAAATCACGTTTCAAGAATCGGAAACCTTGAGTCCTGGTGACAGTTTCTCTGTCTTTGACACTC CTTACTGCAGGGTGGGCCTGGGCATCTGCTACGACATCCGCTTCGCAGAGCTGGCGCAGATCTACGCACAGAGAG GCTGCCAGCTGCTGGTGTATCCTGGAGCTTTTAATCTGACCACCGGGCCAGCCCACTGGGAGTTGCTTCAGCGAGGCCG GGCTGTTGATAACCAGGTGTACGTGGCCACGGCATCTCCTGCCCGGGACGAGAACGCCTCCTACGTTGCCTGGGGGCACAGCACGGTGGTGAGTCCTTG GGGGGAGGTCCTCGCCAAAGCTGGCACTGAAGAAACGATCGTGTATGCAGATATAG aCCTGAAGAAGTTGGCTGAAATACGCCAGCAAATCCCCATTTTTAGCCAGAAGCGATCAGACCTCTATGCAGTGGAGGCCAAAAAATCCTGA
- the NIT2 gene encoding omega-amidase NIT2 isoform X2, whose translation MVLLGRAMASFRLALIQLQVSSIKSENLTRACGLIREASKQGAQIVSLPECFNSPYGTKYFPEYAEKIPGDSTQKLSEVAKECSMYVIGGSIPEEDAGRLYNTCAVFGPDGALLARHRKLHLFDIDVPGKITFQESETLSPGDSFSVFDTPYCRVGLGICYDIRFAELAQIYAQRGCQLLVYPGAFNLTTGPAHWELLQRGRAVDNQVYVATASPARDENASYVAWGHSTVVSPWGEVLAKAGTEETIVYADIDLKKLAEIRQQIPIFSQKRSDLYAVEAKKS comes from the exons ATGGTGCTTCTCGGCAGAGCCATGGCCT CTTTCCGCTTGGCCCTCATCCAGCTTCAGGTGTCTTCCATCAAGTCAGAGAACCTCACTCGAGCCTGTGGCCTCATCCGGGAGGCATCGAAGCAAGGAGCCCAGATAGTCTCCCTGCCT GAATGCTTTAATTCTCCATATGGCACAAAATATTTTCCTGAATATGCAGAGAAAATTCCTGGTGACTCCACACAGAAGCTTTCTGAAGTGGCAAAGGAGTGCAGCATGTATGTCATTGGAG GGTCCATTCCTGAAGAGGATGCTGGGAGACTGTATAACACCTGTGCCGTGTTCGGGCCTGACGGAGCTTTGCTGGCGAGGCACAGGAAG CTGCATCTGTTTGACATCGATGTTCCTGGGAAAATCACGTTTCAAGAATCGGAAACCTTGAGTCCTGGTGACAGTTTCTCTGTCTTTGACACTC CTTACTGCAGGGTGGGCCTGGGCATCTGCTACGACATCCGCTTCGCAGAGCTGGCGCAGATCTACGCACAGAGAG GCTGCCAGCTGCTGGTGTATCCTGGAGCTTTTAATCTGACCACCGGGCCAGCCCACTGGGAGTTGCTTCAGCGAGGCCG GGCTGTTGATAACCAGGTGTACGTGGCCACGGCATCTCCTGCCCGGGACGAGAACGCCTCCTACGTTGCCTGGGGGCACAGCACGGTGGTGAGTCCTTG GGGGGAGGTCCTCGCCAAAGCTGGCACTGAAGAAACGATCGTGTATGCAGATATAG aCCTGAAGAAGTTGGCTGAAATACGCCAGCAAATCCCCATTTTTAGCCAGAAGCGATCAGACCTCTATGCAGTGGAGGCCAAAAAATCCTGA